The following proteins are encoded in a genomic region of Bacillus sp. Marseille-Q1617:
- the hemL gene encoding glutamate-1-semialdehyde 2,1-aminomutase yields the protein MRSFEKSQEAFKEAKKLMPGGVNSPVRAFKSVKMDPIFMERGKGSKIYDIDGNEYIDYVLSWGPLILGHSNDRVVKAIKKVAESGTSFGAPTEIENKLAQLVIDRVPSIEIVRMVSSGTEATMSALRLARGYTGRNKIIKFEGCYHGHGDSLLIKAGSGVATLGLPDSPGVPEGVAQNTITVPYNDLESIRYAFEQFGDDIAGVIVEPVAGNMGVVPPQPGFLEGLREITEQHGSLLIFDEVMTGFRVGYGCAQGYFDVTPDLTCLGKVIGGGLPVGAYGGKAEIMEQIAPSGPIYQAGTLSGNPLAMTAGYETLSQLTPESYEEFGRKADLLEDGLKKAAEKFGIPHTINRAGSMVGLFFTNEEVKNYEGAKSSDLEMFADYYREMANQGVFLPPSQFEGLFLSTAHSDGDITKTIEAAEKAFEKISEKK from the coding sequence TTGCGTTCATTTGAAAAATCACAAGAAGCGTTCAAAGAGGCAAAGAAGTTAATGCCAGGCGGAGTAAACAGCCCTGTCAGGGCATTTAAATCAGTCAAGATGGACCCCATTTTCATGGAAAGAGGAAAAGGATCCAAGATCTATGACATCGACGGAAATGAATATATCGATTATGTACTTTCATGGGGGCCGCTTATTCTCGGTCACAGCAATGACCGTGTGGTGAAAGCGATCAAGAAGGTGGCGGAAAGCGGGACAAGCTTTGGTGCACCCACTGAAATCGAAAATAAACTGGCTCAGCTGGTTATCGACCGTGTTCCGAGCATAGAGATTGTCCGTATGGTGTCATCAGGAACGGAAGCAACCATGAGTGCACTCCGCCTTGCCCGCGGGTATACGGGCCGGAATAAAATCATCAAATTTGAAGGCTGCTATCACGGCCATGGCGATTCGCTGCTGATCAAAGCCGGTTCCGGTGTAGCAACCCTTGGTCTCCCTGACAGTCCGGGAGTACCTGAAGGAGTCGCGCAAAATACCATCACCGTTCCATACAACGATCTAGAAAGCATCCGTTATGCCTTCGAACAGTTCGGTGACGATATTGCAGGAGTGATCGTCGAGCCTGTTGCCGGAAATATGGGAGTCGTCCCACCTCAGCCAGGCTTCCTTGAAGGTCTGCGTGAAATCACGGAGCAGCACGGTTCCCTCTTGATCTTTGATGAAGTCATGACAGGATTCCGTGTAGGATACGGCTGTGCACAAGGCTATTTCGATGTGACCCCTGACCTGACTTGCCTTGGTAAAGTGATCGGCGGCGGCCTGCCTGTGGGAGCGTATGGCGGAAAAGCCGAAATCATGGAACAGATTGCACCGAGCGGTCCGATCTATCAAGCGGGAACCCTGTCGGGGAATCCGCTGGCGATGACGGCCGGTTACGAGACACTCAGTCAACTGACGCCTGAAAGCTATGAAGAATTCGGACGCAAAGCGGATCTTCTTGAAGACGGCCTGAAGAAAGCGGCTGAAAAATTCGGAATCCCTCACACGATCAATCGTGCAGGCTCAATGGTCGGATTATTCTTCACAAATGAAGAAGTGAAGAATTACGAAGGGGCAAAATCCTCCGACCTGGAAATGTTCGCAGACTACTACCGCGAAATGGCAAACCAAGGAGTATTCCTGCCGCCTTCCCAATTCGAAGGACTCTTCCTCTCCACCGCCCACAGCGACGGAGATATCACTAAGACGATTGAAGCTGCTGAGA